The window AGTCACCTCCTTCAAAGTCCATAAATATGTCTACAATCCTGTCCGCCCATCTCTCGAGCAGGCTTGGGTGATAATTCCGGATCATTTTGATAAAGAGTTCAACATCCCCCGCAAAGTAATATTTCACGAACTTTCCATCCTTCACACTTCGAACGAGACCTAGCTCCTCCAGTTTACCAATGTAGTAATTGACCGTGGGTGGGGACAGACCCAGTTCCTTGCACAGCTCCTTCTGGGTGACTCCTGGATTTGCGATCATGTACATTATTATCCCCCTCACGTTCTCGCTGGAAAGCAGGGCTAAGATATCCTTTTCCTTTTCATTGAAGATGCCCGCTGGAAAGTAGTGCCGTTTCAGTCCACTTCTTTTTGATGTGATCAATCCGAGCTTCTCGAGCTTATGAATGTGATACTGAAGGTCTCCTTTGGCCAGACCAAGTCTTCGAGATAGCTCGTTGAAGTTTAGACCGGGGTTTTCTTTGATGAATTCGAGCACGAGCTTGGTACGTTCATTGAGCCCTCCACTACTCATAGTTATCCTTGGATACGTATGCTCTGGCTCTTAATTAAGGTTTTGTGGTTCAGTTTTAGAAGTGTTCTTATGGTAGTATTGGCTTTATACGTAGGTCAGGATCCCAACATTTCGAAAAGTGAACTAATACTTCGAGAATTGAGCCAGAAGAGCTATATAATAGCTCGTTACATACATTAAACTGAGAACCCGAAGGGGGTGATAAACCATGAGGATATGGAAATTCAGCATTGGTCTAAAAACTGCCGCAGTAATAGCGGCACTGATAATGGCAGTGAGCATTGGAGCCTTTGCAGTGGCAACCTCAAACACAACTACCAGCAGTGTGGGAAGCGACCTCCAGTCACCCGGCTACGTTGGGAGCATAAAAGTTGACCAATACGACAACCTGGGTGAAGGGCAAGAAGCAAAAGCCCTCCAAAGTCTGGCAAAGATAACCCCCGAACAGGCCAAGAGTGCCGCGCTCTCAAAGGTAAACGGAAGTGTAGTCAAAGTTGAGTTGGACAACGAAAATGGATACCTCGTTTACTCCGTGGAGGTCAAAACAGGCAATGGGATCATCAAGGATGTAAAGGTCGATGCAGGTGACGGGAAGGTTCTTTACGTTGACGGGGAAAGCGGCGTGGAAGAGGAAAGCAACAAAGAACTGGAAAAAGAGACCTCCAAAGATTCATCCGACTCGGACAGCATAAACGAGGAAGTGGAGCAGGAGGATGAAAACTAAATCTTTTCCTTTTATTTTTTTCAATACCCCATTTAGCTTTTAGAAGCAGACGTGTGGGAGAGACCATGATGGGCGTCAACACATACACTACACTCATCAAATCATTGGACAGCAGGGCCTTCGAGCTTTTAGGGATAGCGATAGCTACATATTACCTAAGCGTGTTTATCTATGCCCTTCGATGGAAGATAGTACTTGGGGGAATGGGAAAAACCGTTCCGCTAACCGACCTCCTAAAGATAAACCTCTCTTCTATTTTTGTTAACAATATAACCCCTATGAGTCGCGGGGGCGGTGAAATTTTAAGGATTACGTGGATTTCAAAGAAGCACAGGGTACCTGTGGCCGTTTCAACTGCCAGCATACTGTACGAAAGGATCTCAGAGATAGTACCCATACTTATCCTGGTGGTGCTGGGTGTCTCGTACTTTGCAACCCACCTCATCCTCTTCGTTATGCTTCTGTCAGTGATCGTGGTCGTGATATGGTTCAAATGGGACAAGATAATCAGACTATCAATTAGAATCTTTAAAGTCAATTTAACGCAAGAGGATCTAGTCAGGATGCTTGAGCTCAGAAAGAAGCCGGCAGTAAACATACTCGCAATCGCCCTGAGCTCGATGGTGTGGTTTTTGGATGTTATGAGACTCAAGCTTATAGCAATGGCATTTGGGTGGAGTCCCCCGCTCACATTCCTCTCAGTTGTCTCATTGGCCAACCTGCTGTTTGGCCTGCTGGCCTTCACACCGGGAGGGATTGGTATAGTAGAGAGTGGGTTAATGGGGACTCTTACATACTTTGGGATTCCATCAACACTTGCCATCTCCGTAACCCTGCTCGAGAGATTCATTTCCTACGTATCAAGCACGGTGATAGGTTTTATTGCTCTGATGACATCTGGGGGTGTCGAAATATGGAAAGCCTTAAGATTGCATTAGTCTCTGACTGGTTCTTTCCAAGCGTTGGTGGAATAGAATATCACATCCACGACCTTGCCACACAGCTCACACACCTTGGACATGACGTCCATGTGATTACACGTTCTGGAACCTATCCCGATGAGAACCTCCCCTATGAAGTCCACCGATTTAAGGGCAGGATAACAATGAACAGCTTTCATGTAAGCA of the Thermococcus onnurineus NA1 genome contains:
- a CDS encoding lysylphosphatidylglycerol synthase transmembrane domain-containing protein — translated: MMGVNTYTTLIKSLDSRAFELLGIAIATYYLSVFIYALRWKIVLGGMGKTVPLTDLLKINLSSIFVNNITPMSRGGGEILRITWISKKHRVPVAVSTASILYERISEIVPILILVVLGVSYFATHLILFVMLLSVIVVVIWFKWDKIIRLSIRIFKVNLTQEDLVRMLELRKKPAVNILAIALSSMVWFLDVMRLKLIAMAFGWSPPLTFLSVVSLANLLFGLLAFTPGGIGIVESGLMGTLTYFGIPSTLAISVTLLERFISYVSSTVIGFIALMTSGGVEIWKALRLH
- a CDS encoding winged helix-turn-helix transcriptional regulator → MSSGGLNERTKLVLEFIKENPGLNFNELSRRLGLAKGDLQYHIHKLEKLGLITSKRSGLKRHYFPAGIFNEKEKDILALLSSENVRGIIMYMIANPGVTQKELCKELGLSPPTVNYYIGKLEELGLVRSVKDGKFVKYYFAGDVELFIKMIRNYHPSLLERWADRIVDIFMDFEGGD
- a CDS encoding PepSY domain-containing protein, whose translation is MRIWKFSIGLKTAAVIAALIMAVSIGAFAVATSNTTTSSVGSDLQSPGYVGSIKVDQYDNLGEGQEAKALQSLAKITPEQAKSAALSKVNGSVVKVELDNENGYLVYSVEVKTGNGIIKDVKVDAGDGKVLYVDGESGVEEESNKELEKETSKDSSDSDSINEEVEQEDEN